The sequence below is a genomic window from Erinaceus europaeus unplaced genomic scaffold, mEriEur2.1 scaffold_820, whole genome shotgun sequence.
ggggagagagagatgaggtgaGGTGGACGCCACAGTGCCCTGGCCCCCACGCCCAGGAGGCGGGTGCCCCCCAGAGCCACCTCGGTGCgctgcacccccacctcccagaagCCCTTGCTCCACGGTACTTGAGGTTGGTCAGCTTTTAACCCTTGGGGTCTGGTCCTGCCCCTTGGTTGCCCGTGACCGTTCCGGGCGGCCAGGCTGGTGAACATGCCCTCGTGGCCGTGCCATCTGCTGCAGCGAGCTCACAGCTTGACATGTCCACGGGACACGCTGACGCCCCCGCAGAGTCCCGGAGCCCCCGTGTACCCCGCACCCCGATCCCCGGCCCGCACACAGCCCTCCCTGCTGAGCTGGGGGAGCCCGCTCCCACCCGCCTCCAGCGTGCCCGTCCACGCGGGGCTGCCCCTCACAGTCCTGGGCCAGGCAGGGGACCCGGGACGTGGGGCTCAGGAGGCTGCGGTGGCCGCGTGTGCAAAGCAGAATAGAAAGCGACCGGCGTCCGCACTGTGccgagccacctcccagcccccggtGACGGGCACGGAACAGCCGCGCACTCAAAGCAAGTCCTGCGGGGTCACGGCGGAGGTGCTTCCAGTGTCCGAGTCGATCCCGCGGTCGCTGTGGGACTGACAGTGCCGTCTCTGTACCTTTGCCTCAGGGTGAAACTTCGCCACCTGTTTTGCTTTGTTCGTAACAAACTctgtcccctttttttttttttaacagaacagaACTCCTTTAGTCAATGAGAGCctgaaaaagtttttaaatacaAAAGACGGTAAGATGTTGGACTTGTCCGTGTTTGTTTGACTTTCAGATCTTGACTGCATTTGGGAGGAATCAGCAATTTCTGATTTCTTAGGATTTGAGGCTTttattgcctcctgggttatctctgggcctcaTGACTGCATgttgcctttccctttcttcttttgcagagagagagagagagagagagagaaataagagggacacacacacacacacacacacacacttgcaggaCTGCTctgcagcttgtgaagctccccctgcaggtggagactgagggcttgaacttggcccCCACCCATGGTGACATGGTAAATATGCCCTGTACCGTGGGGCCGCCACCCAGCCGCAGTCTGGTTCCTACAATTCCCTTTTCGCAATCGAATCTTACTGTGCGCTGTTGTTACTAGATGTTCCCAGTCACGGGAAGTCGTTCGTTAAAATCAACATTGCTGTCTACTAGTAGCTCAGGGATTCTAGCCCAAGGATTAGAGACCGATTTTCCGTCCTTAGTTGTATTTAGAAGATGAGTCTGCAATTCTGAGCATCCCGAGACTTTCCACTAGTTCTGCCTGCCGCCCTCAGTGGAGCGAGGCCTTGGGTGGCGAGGGGCGCTCACCtacctgtcttttctctccctccgcAGGCCGGCTCGTGGCCAGTCTGGTCGCggaattccttcagtttttcaATCTCGATTTTACCTTGGCGGTTTTTCAACCTGAAACTAGCACAGTAAGAACAACCATTTTTTACATCTATCCTTAGAAACCTTTGATGCAAATAAGTTCATGATATGCTCAAACTGAAGTAAGCTTCACGACTGGCAAGGTCTTGCCACAGTACATTTGTAGTCggttctttttcttattaaaacATTTGACTGATGGATGAgaggtcagagcaccactcagctctggtgtacGTGCTGCGGGTATTGAACCCAGTGTCACCTCGAAGATTCTGGGCCTGGTCcctgccagtcctgtgctctgagCACTGAAGTGTCTCTCTGGCCCGAGGGCCCCTTCTTCACGGGGCTTGATGAACGAGGGCTCGTCAGAGGCGCCGTGTTCATGCCGTCTCACTCTGCCTGTTAACGGTCTTCGAGTGGAGTGTGAGAAGAGGAGTTAGAGGTTTCAAGTGTCCCCACAAAGACTGAGTTTTTAAGACGTGTTTATGTTTCTAAATCACTTTTCTCTGATCTTGGCAAGTCGTTCCATACCCTGTGCCTCACGCCTTGTTTCTGCCTCAGCTTCAAGGTCTGGAGGGTCGAGAGGACCTCGCCCGAGACTTGGGCATCATCGAAGCTGAGGGGACCGTGGGGggccccctgctcctggaggtgatCAGGCGCTGCCAGCAGAAGGAGAAAGGGCCCGTCGGCGGGGAGGTGAGTGTGGCCGCGGCCGCTTCCTGCCCGCAGGGACTCGCGTTTTCCACAGGAGACCCTCGGAAGTTCAGGTGTGGCCTGCAGGCAGCCGTGGCGTCAGGCCCTGCTCCCCTCGCGGAGTGGGGAGACGCGCATGTGCTCCCTCCCCGCGTCCTTGCGGCGCTGACAGGCCGCCTCTCTGGGGCTGTGACGCGGCTTCTGTCCAGAGTGccgggggctgggctcgaacccgggtttcATGCAGCGCTGAACACAGTCCGCATGAGAGACCCCGCCAAGGCCCCGGGCCGCGCCGTCTGCTCTGCGGTGTCGTGCCTGGCTGCTCCTGGGGGGCAGCGGCGGACGGCCCTGAGGGGCGGCGCCAGCTGGGGTGGCGGCCTCGCTGCTGCCCCTGTTGTCGCGGCCGCTCCCTCTGAGGGGACCCGGCTCCGAGCGGCCCTGCCTCAGCCCCGCGCGCGCGCCACAGCTGCTTCTAGCCCGGCTCCCGGATTCTGGCCCCTGCTGCCAtctggctgggtgctgggtgctgggtgctgggtgctgggtgctgtgcagaCAGGTGTGACTCCTGGCGGGTCTCTGATCTGCCCTCAGCCGCGGGGCTGGCGGCCAAGCCCTGCGCGTGTTTCTGCTTCTTGCGCACAAACGCGCCGCCCTCCCCGCAGCCCAGTACGGGGCCGGGAGAGGCATCCTAACGGGGCTGCTGTTTCAGGGCGCCGTCAGCCTCTCCGACGGACACGCGCCAGCCCGGTCCCCCGAGGGGAAGAGCACCCCCAGTAAGGTGAGTCGGGGAGACCGCGGAGCCTCTCCCACGCGCGTGTCCCGAGTCCCGCCCGACGTGGCCGCGGGGTGGGCGCTGTGCTGGCTGTGCCCGGGGGCCACGGCTGAGTGCCCTTCCTGCCACCCTCAGGTGGGCACCGGCTTCCTCAGGCCCCTGCTCCGCGCTGCTCTGCCGGGACAGCCCTGGGCGGGCGGTGCCAGGGTGGGCGCGGGCTCAGAGGCAGGGCGGGATGCTGCGGTGCCGCGGGGTGCTGGGTCCTTGCCACTGTGATCAGAAGGCAGCTCCAGGGTAGCCATGAGGGGGCGTCTGTGAGGAGCCTCCATGTGGAGGTGGCTGTGAGGGGCGTCTGTGAGGAGTCCCCATGTGGAGGTGACTGTGAGGGGCGTCTGTGAGGAGTCCCCATGTGGAGGTGACTGTGAGGGGCGTCTGTGAGGAGTCCCCATGTGGAGGTGACTGTGAGGGGCGTCTGTGAGGAGTCCCCATGTGGAGGTGACCGTGAGGGGCATCTGTGAGGAGCCCCCATGTGGAGGTGACCGTGAGGGGCGTCTGTGAGGAGTCCCCATGTGGAGGTGACTGTGAGGGGCGTCTGTGAGGAGCCCCCATGTGGAGGTGACCGTGAGGGGCGTCTGTGAGGAGTCCCCATGTGGAGGTGACTGTGAGGGGCATCTGTGAGGAGTCTCCATGTGGAGGTGACTGTGAGGGGCGTCTATGTGAGGAGCCCCCATGTGGAGGTGGCTGTGAGGGGCATCTGTGAGGAGTCTCCATGTGGAGGTGGCTGTGAGGGGCGTCTGTGAGGAGTCTCCATGTGGAGGTGGCTGTGAGGGGCGTCTGTGTGAGGAGCCCCCATGTGGAGGCGACTGTGAGGGGCTTTTGTGTGAGGAGTCTCCATGTGGAGGTGACTGTGGGGCATCTATGTGAGGAGTCTCCATGTGGAGGTGACTGTGAGGGGCGTCTATTTGTGGAGCCCCCATGTGGAGGTGGCAAGGGCTGTCTGTGAGGAGTCCCCATGCGGAGGTGGCTGTGAGGGCCTTCTGAGGATTCCCTGTGGAGGTGGCTGTGAGGGCCGTCTGTGAGGAGTCCCTATGGAGGTGGCTGTGAGGGCCGTCTGAGGATTCCCTGTGGAGGTGGCTGTGAGGGCCGTCTGAGGAGTCCCTGTGGAGGTGGCTGTGAGGGCCGTCTGAGGAGTCCCTGTGGAGGTGGCTGTGAGGGCCGTCTGAGGATTCCCTGTGGAGGTGGCTGTGAGGGCCGTCTGAGGAGTCCCTGTGGAGGTGGCTGTGAGGGCCATCTGAGGATTCCCTGTGGAGGTGGCTGTGAGGGCCGTCTGAGGAGTCCTTGTGGAGGTGGCTGGGTAGGTTGGGGGCTGGTGCTCGTGTCCCACACTCTGTGGAGCATCCATCACGCGTAGCAGGGAGCAGCCTTCTGTCCGGCTGTGGGGCAGGGCCTCCCGTGCTTCGTGCTCTAGGTTGACACACAGTCGGCTCGGCTGGTGGCACCGAGCCCATGGCCGTCACCTTGGCAGTGGCGGGCCACGTCACGGGGGTTGTGGCTGcggggcagggagtcgggcggctcGCTCTTTCTGCACTCGGAGTGGCGCGCGCTCAGGCCGCAGCCCAGCCCGGTGGCAGGGTGGCATCTGCCCGGGGGAGTGGCAGCCTCACAGGCCTGTGCCTGGACTGGCGCCTCCGGCACTGCGGCCTCTGCCACGCCGCGTCTGCTGTGACGGGCTGGGGAGGCCTGGCCCGCCGGTCCCCTCCGCGTGGAGAGCAGCAGGGCCGCGGGCACAGGGTCCAGTCGCCGTCCCCGTGTGTGCTCAGCGGGGCGGGCCCTCAGGGCCGGGGGTCCCACACCGGGCTGCCCCCGGCACGGCCCTGGGCCGGGCTCCGGCTGCTGACCAAGGGACTTGAGCGAGATctggagaaaagacagaaagtGCAGGTTCCACAGAGGGACGAGCGAAGTGCCTGGCCCGTCTAAAGCTTCTAGTAGCAGCTGGTTTTAGGCTAGTTTGCCATGCGGGTGGGCGCCCCGTGGTGAGACGCATTTTATTCTCGTGCTCAGATACCAAGGTATAAAGGACCAGGTAAGAAGAAGACAAGCGGGCGGAAGTCTGGTGCCAAGGTAACGCGCGTGAGGGCAGAGGGCAGCCTGGAGGCCTCCCCTGTTGGGCCGGCACCCCTCCTCTGGGCGCCCGGGCGGCCGCGGCTCACGGGGAAGGGGGCAGGCTGGTGTCTCCGGAAGCCACGCCGGGTGGGCAGCGGGAAGGAGCTCGGTCTGCTTCCCGGCTGAGTCCACGCCCGAGCTTGTCGCTCTCTCAGCCTCGCTCCCTCCGGCCCTCGGGCCTGGCTGCTCCCTCCCCGCGGTCCCGTCCCGGctcccagccccgggctcccagcCCCGGGCCCCGGCCGCCCTGCCTAGGTCCTCGCCCTCCAGCTAGAAGAAAGCGGAGTGACGCGAAGAGTTTTGTTGTGATGCTTagaaagtggaagaaagagacccttttcaaaaaatacattttattttggtgagagagagacaaacacaggGAGACCCCAAAGCCCCGCTCGGCTCTGGCTGACGGCcgtgccaggcattgaacctggggcctcagagcctcgggcaggagagtctTGCGGGACCGCGTGGCCGCCTCCGTGCCCGAAAGGTCAGCCCGCGGCCGGCTCTCGGGCACTTCAGGCCGGTCTCCTCCAAACTTGAGCCGCTGACGGCCCCTCTCACTCCCGGGACCCAGTGCAAAGCCTCCCTCCTACTCGGGAGTCCCGCACCTCACGGCAGTGCGGGTCTGTGGAGAGCGAGAGACACCCCAGGACCCACCCCGTGAGCCTCACCCAGGctcagcctccctccctccccagcaccGGCAGCCGGGCACGGAGCTGCTTCTGGGCTGTGGGGGCGGCGGGCGCGCAGAGCCGGTGCCGAGCTCCGGGCTGCCCTGTGCTGGCCGCCGGGGAGCGGACGTTGGCCGTGTGTCTGCCGTGTGTCTGCTCGGGCCAGCGAGTCCCGCGTCAGAGCCCTTTGTGACTCCCGCTGTCACCATTACGGGCTTTCCTCTGGTGAACAGTGCCAGCAGGCCTTTGCTTCAGGCAGAGGAAATCCGCTGCCAGGCTCCTCCAAGGATCCTGCCCGGTGTGCTGTGTCCCGGGCTCCTGGCTGGGCTGTGGTGTCCTCTCCAGGCCGGCACCTTCCCACTGACTCCGGGAGGAGCGGCCAGAGGGAGCACTGATCCCCGAGCACTCGGCCCCCGGGGGGAGCGGGCCAGCACCATGCGAGTCTTTGGCCGGGCGGCCGCCCTGTACTCACGTCCCTCAGCGGCATCCCGGGCTCCCTGGCCCCCAGCCGGCAGCCTGCAGGGCCCCGACTCCTGCTCCCTCCTGCTCCGTCCTCGTGCCCCTCTCGCTGCGCAGGGAAGCCCCCCGTGACTGCAGGCGGGGGCAGGAGAGCACAGGCCGCTtgtgctgggggcaggggtggcggTGCCCACAGGAGGCCCTGTCTGGGACGTGACCTGTCGCCGCCTCCCCCTGGCTGGTCTGCGGACCTCAGCGGGTGCCCGCGGGTCCCCTGCGGGAGGCGCCTGGTGGCAGGAGCACGCGGGCACTGCCGGGTTTGCCCCTGCCCTGCGGTGCCCAGAGCGTGTGCCGGTGTGTTTGGCCAAGGCCCTGTCGCTGTCTCTGCAGAAGGCCGGCGGCGAGGCCAGCCAGAGCGACTCGAGCGTCTCCTCCTCCGAGTCCAGGGCCAGGGCCGGCCCACCCCCTCGGGACCCCGACGCCCCCACGGCGGCCCTGCTGGGTGGCAGGGGAGCGGAGGGCCAGGCCCACGCTGGGCTGGGGGACGACGGCGACGATGGCGACTCTTTCTTTGATGACCCCATTCCGAAGCCCGAGAAGACATACGGCGGCTGGTGAGCGGGCGGGCGGGGCCAGAGCcctggatgggggtgggggtgggggtgggggcagaggctcccctgggtgggagtggggtgggggtggaggattgCGGCTCCCGGCGGCCAGGCTCAGCAGCCGCCccatccgtctgtctgtctgtctgtctgtctgtctgtcaggagaAGCGAGCCGAGCAAGCCTGCGGGAAGCCTGGCCTCTCTCTCCGACGCCCCCCCACTGAAGAGCGGCCTCAGCTCCCTGACCGGCGCCCCCTCTGCGAAAGACCCGGAAAGTGAGTGGCCCCCAGCCAGAAGGCggcgtctgtctcccgccctccGAGGTCCCTGTTCCCGCTCCACTCGGCCGCCCCTGGGCCGGGCCTTTCCTGCGGTGCcggtgccagggctcgaaccgccGCGCCCGCCCTGCGCGTGGCCACCGGGCCGCCCCCGTCTTCTGCCGTCttctgcccggcccggcccggcccttcGGGAGCAGCCGGTGCCCGTTGCTGCAGGAAGACACGTGGGTGCGGTGCGAGCAGCCCAGGGCTTCCGTGCGGAGCCTTCTCCGGCCTCGCTGCCCTCGGGGATGGGCTCTGGCGCGGCCTGCGATCCGCTCTGCTGCCCCGGGGGGCCTGGCCACAGCctgaggacgaggacgaggacgaggacgagCCGTCCTGAGGAGCAGTCAGCCCCAGTCGCCGCCTCCCTCAGCCGCGTGGCGTGCGGAAAGGCCGGAGGGTCGCAGGTGCTTGGGGCGCCTGACGGGGCTGCTTGTCCTGTTGGCAGGTAAACGGGGGGTCGCGGCGGCCTCGAAGGACCTGAGGGTCGGCGGCAAGATCGGGGCCCCGGGCTCAGGTAACCGCCCGCGCGCGCGCGAGGTTCTGAGACCCGGGTGGGGTCACTCGGGCCGGGGGGCACGGGGCGCCGGGTCTGTCCCGGGGTCTGCGCGCGCGTGCGGGGGTCGGGACGCCGGGGGCTCCGGCCCACACAGCACAGCCGCCCCGCGTGGGTGGGGCGGGGCTCGGCCTGTCCGGGCGACAGGGGCTCCCGCCTCAGAGCGGAGTCGGCGGGAAGCGCCTTCACGGTTTACGGGAGCCTTCCTCTCCTTGGCCGCGCAGGGCCCGGCGAGGACGACTACGCCGACGACTTCAACAGGTCAGTCACGGCCGCGGCCCCGAGGGACCCCGAGTGCACAGACCCACCCCGGCGGGGCCGCCGCCCTCTGGAGCGCTCTCTCCCCCACGTGCCTGCCCCTCTCCCCTTGGGAGAGAagtaggaggaaaggaaagggaaagggaggtgCCTGTGTAGTTGGCCACCCCTCAGAAGTCCGCATCTGGGTGGACGGCTCTGTCCCGGAGCTCAGTGACGGGCGCTGCCTGGAGGGGGTGTCTCACCACCGGGACGGCCCCCACCGCGCTCCCCTCGGCGGGGCCCAGGCCAGGCGAGCCGGGAGACTCTGGATGCCGCGATGCTTCGGGGAGGTGTGAGGTGACTGTTGCTTTCGATGTTTCCGCTCAGTCTTCCTCCTGTTTTTCTCTCAAATCAGCACCAGCCACCGCTCAGAGAAGAGCGACCTGAGCATCGGCGAGGAGATCGAGGAGGACCTGTCTGTGGAGATCGATGACCTCAACACCAGCGACAAGGTGCATGCGGTCATggcgtgggggtggggctgggtgacGGGCCTGAGGAGCGTGTCGGCCGGGTGGCAGGTGGGCAACACAGGCCTGGACCGGCAGGGAGAAAAGACCTCTGCTGGTGGCAGGGATGGCCCAGGCCCCAGGTCCTTTGTCATTCTCCAGCCTGTCACATGAAGGCTGACTGGACAGAGCCCCTCAGCCTCCTGAGGGAGGGACTGAGAGGACGCAGGTGTCGAGCTCCTGAGGGCACTGAGAGAACACGGGAGTTGAGCTCCTGAGGGCACTGAGAGGATGCAGGGTTGAGCTCCTGAGGGCACTGAGAGGATGCAGGGTTGAGCTCCTGAGGGCACTGAGAGGACGCAGGGTAGAGCTCCTGAGGGCACTGAGAGGACGCAGGGTTGAGCTCCTGAGGGCACTGAGAGGACGCAGGGTTGAGCTCCTGAGGGCACTGAGAGGACGCAGGGTTGAGCTCCTGAGGGCACTGAGAGGACGCAGGGTTGAGCTCCTGAGGGCACTGAGAGGACGCAGGGTTGAGCTCCTGAGGGCACGCAGGGTTGAGCTCCTGAGGGCACTGAGAGGACGCAGGGTTGAGCTCCTGAGGGCACTGAGAGGACGCAGGGTTGAGCTCCTGAGGGCACTGAGAGGACGCAGGCGTCGAGCTCCCGCAGGCACTTCTGGGAGACGTGTGCGTCCTGACACCAGCCCTGTGTTTCCTTCTGGACAAAGCAGCTGGATGAGCTGACCCAGGACCTGACAGTGTCGCAGCTCAGCGACGTGGCCGACTACCTGGAGGACGTGGCGTAGCCGGCCGGGCCGGAGTGCCACTAGCACGGCCATCTGCACCCCGCCGCCTCCTGGCCTCCCGGTCCCGCGTCCGGCCGCAGAGGCCTTGCAGTGTTGTCCCACTAAACACGTACTGCAGCCCACGTGGGAGCCTCCGTGTGGTCAGTGTTGGGAACACGC
It includes:
- the CEP43 gene encoding centrosomal protein 43 isoform X1, with protein sequence MAATAAAVVPEEDTELRDLLVQTLENSGVLNRIKAELRAAVFLALEEQEKVQNRTPLVNESLKKFLNTKDGRLVASLVAEFLQFFNLDFTLAVFQPETSTLQGLEGREDLARDLGIIEAEGTVGGPLLLEVIRRCQQKEKGPVGGEGAVSLSDGHAPARSPEGKSTPSKIPRYKGPGKKKTSGRKSGAKKAGGEASQSDSSVSSSESRARAGPPPRDPDAPTAALLGGRGAEGQAHAGLGDDGDDGDSFFDDPIPKPEKTYGGWRSEPSKPAGSLASLSDAPPLKSGLSSLTGAPSAKDPESKRGVAAASKDLRVGGKIGAPGSGPGEDDYADDFNSTSHRSEKSDLSIGEEIEEDLSVEIDDLNTSDKLDELTQDLTVSQLSDVADYLEDVA
- the CEP43 gene encoding centrosomal protein 43 isoform X2, whose protein sequence is MAATAAAVVPEEDTELRDLLVQTLENSGVLNRIKAELRAAVFLALEEQEKVQNRTPLVNESLKKFLNTKDGRLVASLVAEFLQFFNLDFTLAVFQPETSTLQGLEGREDLARDLGIIEAEGTVGGPLLLEVIRRCQQKEKGPVGGEGAVSLSDGHAPARSPEGKSTPSKKAGGEASQSDSSVSSSESRARAGPPPRDPDAPTAALLGGRGAEGQAHAGLGDDGDDGDSFFDDPIPKPEKTYGGWRSEPSKPAGSLASLSDAPPLKSGLSSLTGAPSAKDPESKRGVAAASKDLRVGGKIGAPGSGPGEDDYADDFNSTSHRSEKSDLSIGEEIEEDLSVEIDDLNTSDKLDELTQDLTVSQLSDVADYLEDVA